One Ilumatobacter fluminis genomic window, CGCGAACAGCCCGTAACTCTCGCGGTAGTTCACCACGATGTCGTGACCGAACACCTTCGCGCACCCGTACGGGCTCCGCGGATGGAACGGCGTCGACTCGGTCTGGGGCGTCTCACGCACCTTGCCGAACATCTCCGACGACGAGGCCTGGTAGAAGCGGATCGGATTGTCGTGCGTGCCGCCGATCATCCGGATCGCCTCGAGCATCCGCAACACACCCAACCCCGTCAGGTTCGCCGTCAACTCGGCCTGGTTGAACGACAACGCCACGAAACTGATCGCACCCAGGTTGTAGACCTCGTCGGGCTGCGACAACTCCAGCGCCGCCACCAACGACGGCAGATCAGCCAAGTCACCGGGCACCAACTCGACGAACGGCATCTCGTCGATCACCGACTGCGCCCGCGGGTTGTTCTGCCCCTTCACCATCCCGTAGACGTCGTACCCCTTCCCGTGCAGGAACTCGGCGAGATGACGGCCGTCCTGACCGGTGATACCTGTGATGAACGCGCGTGGCACGGAGAACTCCTGACTCGGGGACGCAGCGAGTCTACGAGGGGGACGGGACGTTCCTGCGGCTACCGTGACCGCCCGATGAAGGTCGCGATCGACGCCGGACCCCTCTACGGCCACCGGACCGGTGTCGGCATGGCCGCAGCGGGCATGATCGACGCCCTCGCCCGACGCGACGACGTCGACCTG contains:
- the gmd gene encoding GDP-mannose 4,6-dehydratase, which translates into the protein MPRAFITGITGQDGRHLAEFLHGKGYDVYGMVKGQNNPRAQSVIDEMPFVELVPGDLADLPSLVAALELSQPDEVYNLGAISFVALSFNQAELTANLTGLGVLRMLEAIRMIGGTHDNPIRFYQASSSEMFGKVRETPQTESTPFHPRSPYGCAKVFGHDIVVNYRESYGLFACSGILFNHEGPRRGIEFVTRKVTNAVARIKLGLQHELVLGNLDAKRDWGYAGDYVKAMWLMLQQDEPDDYVIATGETHSIEELVERAFAEVEIDNWRDYVRQDPKFFRPAEVDLLIGDPSKAREQLGWKPEVSFPDLVSMMVQNDLQLEAAKAGIEL